CAAAATCTAGAACTCTGCATATGctaaaagtattttatttttcttgagactgtaatagtttatttattttgaaattgtaaatctattatttatacatgtgtggatatATGAGATGGGTATATatcttggatgagggagctaagctcctatTTGATTAAAATGCTATGTTGATGATTGTGAGGATGAGTTGAACTCCCTAGGCTGATATATTTTGTAATTATAAGTCGGATGAGCTAAAAACTCCTCGTTGGATAGTCCAAGCTATGACTGGACTTTGTCTATTTGTCTTCTTAAAATTAAACTACAGTGATGGGCCTTAGGTTTGGGCttgaaatagttaggcttactacagactTTGGGGGCCTTATACTGATCCAAGtcttagtgccggtctggccaaTAATTTGGGTCGTGATAATATATTTGCACCCTGTTATTTATTATGCTTGAGATGTTTGCTTATAAATAATGCTTGTGATGTTTTTCCCAATTGGCTTGCCATGCCCATGCTATACTTCTACCAGCATTTGCCAACTCACTTCCTTCTTCCTTCTCTCCAAACACCTCCTATCCACAACCATAGTTTCCATAACCCATCCTCCATCTACTTAACCTTTATTTTTTATCGCCAATCATTGCTCTCACTGTCATGTGTTGTACAGTCAATCATACTTGGAGGGCAATTAAAATGATTtttgttctttttctttttcttttttctcctaGGAGCCAAAGGATTATAAAAAATTTTGGATATTTGattaatattattgttgaattggggTAGAGCTTATTAAAATTTAGTTTCTCACTAGATGAGAGGTTGGTTATTTTTATTCATTAAGCTTGAACtctctttatttattttgtattagtGAGGAGGAAGCTCAAAAGAACATTTGACTACTACATAATCAATCTAAGGTAGCATTGGAAAATCGCTGCCATATATATTTAAACTGTAGCCATAAGTTAATGACAATAATTTGAATCCATTACGGTCACATAAATAATGGTTTGATTATGTTTGCGCAATGGATAAAAAATGTTGCATTGAATATGTGTGCATCATTATtattataacaattttaatagtaattttgttaagttttttgtttaatttatcaatttatttGCAACGGTTTTAAACCATTACAAAACTATTGTCTTATATGTATAAATGCAAGAAATTTATAACTACTGCAAAGAAACCATTACTTTAAATCTAATATGTAGTAGTGTAATGTTTCATGTGAGAGGTATTTTGGATTCTGCTATTAAATTAATGTGGATTTTTTAGATTGAATTGATGGAAATAATGTGATACTTGGTTTAAGATTAGGATGTTCCTAGTGAACAGAGAAGAAAGGAAAATGATGATAGAATTAGCAATAAgagtaattaaaaaagaaaagtgAGTGATAAAAAAGGTAAAAGAGATATTTTAATGGCCTAATCACACTAAAATTCAAAACTTTTAGCCTTTTGCTGATTTATTCAATCCTTTTAATTTTGTCACAAAACACAAATCTTCAAAGATTTaagaaattttatcaaattttgaaattcaatttaGGGGAATTGTGCCACAACTTACTTGGCATGCCATGCATgtggcttttttttttattataaacataTGAGTCCCACATGACACATCAAATctaataaaaacttaaaatttgacCTTAGCTAACTTGTGGGGCCCTATCTTCTATCTTCTTCTTTGTTATAAGGATTTTGCCATAAGTAAGTGGCaagctcagtggtgcacaaaagtGGTCGACCGTCAACGAATTTACTCCATTCGGTAGTACCTTAAGCCATAGATATCATCTCATCACTCAAACAATTTTTACTCATAAGTCAAAGCAGTAGCAAGCAATAAATTTGACTTTAAAATTAGTATCAATTTCCTTATCAATGATGCTGCTCACAAGATCTGCTTCTGATACCCATATAATTTCCTTGTAAGAGAACGCATCTAATGCTATAACGATAACTAAAATACATTTATAAGAATATTTCTTCTACTATGGCCAATGGATGATTCTAAGAAAAGACGTATACAATGCCTATATAATAAATATTCATAAAACATAAGCTACACTTAGACATCCACTCCAATTCACACTGAGAACATCAAATTAGGGCAGTATAACTGACAATACTTAAAGTTCATAAAATTATATAACATACGTACTAGAAAAAGCAAAACACTAGATAGATTCTGAATAACCACTACCATTGAATTTCTAATTATATAGTAAACTATTGTTGgtataatttcaaaaatttattagCCTAACAAGCACTGATTTTGTCTAAATGGTGAGCTATATGTTATTCCTAAATCAGTGTAACCTTTGCTTCAGTCACCTTCCATTCATATTGCCatctaaactttcatttccatggcCATAAGAGATGAGAGAACACTTAAAAATTCTAATCATATATTGTAGAAGTTCTGTGATGAGAGAAGGACAACTTTCCTTTAAATATTCAAATCCATCTGTTTGCATGGAAAATTAGTAATTCTCTTTCATTACCACTTACTCAATCAAAGAATTGAGATCCGAAGAGACCCCAAAGGACCCAAACCCATAAGAGAGGTCAAGTGGGAACAAAGGCTTAGCATAATTAATTTTAGAGGAAAACACATCTTTAGCATTCTTGAAGGGGAAAATAGAACTCGTTATCATCTAGACTATTTACCATATTTAAACCTTAGCAATGACAaagaaagtaaaaaataaaatctaTAATTGGTGCTTGAGAGCTTTTGATTTCTTCTGGAGGTTATGGTCAAGAGAGGTGAAGTGGTCATAAAGCTCCTATCGAATAAGAATACAACTGGTCATGAGCAAGGTCTGATGCAGAACGAGACAAAAGGAAGGTGAGGTTGGATGGCTTGGGATTTTCGAGATTTGGAGAGAAGACAAAAAATGGGGCTCACAAGTCAACTAGgtcaaattttaagtttttattatATCTAATGTGTCATGTGGGGTCTACatgtttataataaaaaaaaaaccacttGGCATGTCAAGCAGGCTGTGGCATACttccccaaattaaatttcaaaattgtATAAAATTTATTGAATGTGTTTTTTGTGACAAAATTGGAAGGATTGGATTAAATCGTCCAAATGTGAAAAGGTTTGGATTTTTAGTATGATTAGgcctattttaatatattatgtaattatttaaaatgcCATGTAAGTTTATTTCTTTACAATTTTTGGCATTTGGTTGAACGTGAAATTATATGCATTGCTGATTAGGAAAATAAGTATTTAATagcatcaaaattaaaaaatttcatatataatgaaatgaaaataaagatGAGAGTGTCACTAAATTTTTCTAATAAAGGTAAGGGTGAAAATTGCATTTAGCTATTAAAATGGATTTCCTTTTATATATCACATTTTCATGTTACCATTCTTAAGCAGCCAAGACAATAATAGGAGTGAAGACTGATTCAAAAGTAGTTTGCAGCGTGTCCCAAAAAAGTGTTATGTGTCATTATTTCTAGCTTTCaggattattcttttttttttttaattagtggtGAATAAAATTTAATTCTTATTGTTTGTTTAAGTTGTTGTAAAGCCCATAAAGGCTCCATTTTCTCTAGCTATAATATGATTACTTTTATTCTTTTACTCTCTCACTTTGCATTTGTCTTTTGGTAACCTTTTTGAGTTCACAAATTTTGCCAACATATTTTTGGTATCAGAACCAAAAAAAGCATCTTGGGCATAGAGAGTTAAAAAAGTGTGGTTCACCGTCCATAAAATAGCAGTAAATGGTACAGCTACTTCATCTCAACCTTTAATTCCCATATTCAAAGGTGATAGTTATGAGTTTTAGAGCATCAAGATGAGAATGCTATTCATGTCTCAAGAGCTATGGGACCTGGTGGAGAATGGGTATGATGACTTAGATGAAGAGCAACGATTGCGAGACAATAAAAGAAAAGATGCAAGGGCTTTATTCTTTCTTCAACAAGCTATCATTGATGAAATTTTCTCTCGAATTTCTACAGCAATCACTTCAAAAGATGCATGGCAGAATCTCAAAACAGAATGTCAGGGCTCATCAAAGGTAGTCATAGTCAAACTTTAGTCTCTTCATAGAGCATTTAAAATGCTTTAAATGAGCAAACACTGAAACTGCTCAAAAATATTTGTCAAGAGCTACAGCAATTGTTTCTCAAATGAGGGCATATAGTGAGAAAATTTCTTATGAGACTgtagtttcaaaaattttaaggaGTTAAACTCCTAAGTTTGATCATGTTGTTACTGCAATAGAAGAGTCCAAAGATTTATCTACTTATTCCTTTGATGATTTTATGGGTTCTTTGCAAGCTCATGAGGACAGGTTGAATAGATTAGAagtaaagaaaatgaaaaaagggCATTTCAAGTGAAAGGAGGATCCTCTCAAACCACAAAATCAGATGACAAAGCACCAAGCAGAGGTGGATTTTGTGGTGGATATCATGGCTAAGGTCGTGATGGAAAGGGACAAAGCAGACAATCTAGCGAACAAGGTTAGTCCAAGAATAATGAGAGTTCAATCAAGTGCAATTACTATGGGAAATTAGGTCATAAAGAAGCTGATTGCTAGATCAAGCAAAGAAATGAAAGGACTCATGCCAAGAGTTCAATTGATTGCTATTACTGTGGGAAATTGGGGCATAAAGAAGCTGATTGTTGGACCAAGTAAAGAAAGGAAGGGAATCAAGCAAACTTTGCAGATGAAGAGAGTATGTTGTTTATGGCTCATTcttatgataaaaatattatagaTGTTGTTTGGTTTTTGGATAGCAGTTGCTCTAATCATATGTCAGgtgcaaaataattttttaaagagcTTGATGAGATGCATAAATCAGAGGTGCGGCAGGGTGATGATATGCAAATACAAGTTGAAGAGAAAGGTACAATTGCCATCAAAACAGACTATGGTAACACTAAGCTTCTTCATGATGTATAATTTGTTCTTGCTTTAGCTCATAACTTGTTAAGTGTTGGGCAATTGATAGCTACTGGGTATATAATTTTGTTTAATAATAATTCATGCACAATTCCAGAAAAAAATTCAGGCCACACCATATTTAATGTTAAAATGGCACAAAACAAAATGTTCCCACTTGAAGTCTCTTAGTTTAATAGTTCTGCCTTTGTTGTTAGGGAAACAGAGAGTCTAAATTATAGCATTTGCATTATGGGCATTTGAATGAAAATATGATTAAGGTTGTTGAGTTAAAAAGAAATGGTGATTGGACTACCTAAAATTACTCTTTTGAATTTTGTGAAGGGTGTGTTTTGGGAAAACAAAGTAGAAAATCCTTTCCCATAGGAAAATCAAGGAGGGCTAATAATTGTCTTGAATTGTTGCATGCTGATTTACGTTGGCCCATGAAGTGGAAGTTTATATTTTTAGTTGCTTATTGATGATTATAGCTGCATGAATTGGGTTTATTTTTTGAGATCTAAATCAGAAGCTCTTGCTAATTTCAAGAAATTTAAGGCACTTGTGGAGAATCAAACAGGCAATAGTATCAAGTGTCTTCAAACTGACAGAGGTGATGAGTTTATTTCCATTGAATTTAATGATTTTTTTGTGAAGAATGTGGCATTCATAGGGAGCTTATTGCACCACATACACCAAAGCAGAATGGTGTCGTTGAATGAAAGAACTGAACAGTATTGGAAATGGCTAGAAGCTTACTAAAGGCTAAATGTCTTCCTAATTCTTTTTGGGCTGAAGCAATTGCAACAACAGTGTATTTGTTGAATATCTCTCTTACAAAGGCAGTTTTGAATAAGACTCCATATCAAGATTAGAAAGGTACGAGACCTCATATTAGCCGCTTAAAAATTTTTTGGTTATGTAGCCTATGCTTTAGTAAGCTCTCAATATTCTCACAAACTGGATGAAGAATCTGAAAAATGTATCTTTGTTGGCTATAGTCCTCAATCTAAAGCATATAGGCTGTATAACCCTTTAAGTGGCAAGATTATTATTAGCAAAAATATGGTGTTCGATGAAGATGCAAAATGGGATTAGGGAAGCTCTCAAAACAGTGATCAAATTCCAGCTTTAGAAGATGTTTCTGATCCATTGCCTTCACATTCAGAAAATTCCTCTCCTTGGGGTAGTAGTTTTTCAAGTCCCATCAGCTCTAGTACCTCCTCATCCAATGAAACTCCCAAGGAAATTTAAGTCCTTGAGAGACATTTATTCATCTTGTTCTTTTGCTTTGTATGTTTCAAATCTAATAATCTATGAGGAAGCACCAAAAATGAAAGAATGGTGCACTACTATGAAAGAAGAGATGGCTGCAATTCAGAAAAATCAGACTTGGGAATTGGTGGACTTGCCTGAAGGGAAGAATGCAATTGGGCTTAAGTGGGCGTTCAGAACAAAGTACCATGCAGATGGAAATATACATAAACATAAGGCTAGATTTATGCCAAAGGGGTATGCTTAACAACAAGGCATTGAGTTTGAAGAAACATTCTCTCTTGTTGCTCGCTTTGAAATAGTAAGAGTTTTGCTTGCCTTAGCTACTCAATTATTTTTGCCTGTTTTTAAATTTGATGTAAAATTTGTCTTTTGAATGGAGATTTGGAAGAGGAAGTTTATGTTTTTCAACTAGAAGGTTATTCAACTAGAAGGTTATGTTGTAAATGGCCATGAGGATAAAGTTTTCAGGTTAAAAAAAGCTCTTTACGGACTTAAATAGGCTCCACGAGCATGGTATAGCAAAATTGACACCTACTTTCTTGAAAATGGATTTGAAAGAAGTGAAAATGAACCCACTTTGTATGTAAAGAAGCAAGGGAAAGCTGATTTTCTAGTGTAtgtctttatgttgatgatattatttATTTTGGGTCACGTGAGTTTCTTGTCGCTAATTTTAAGTCTTCTATGATGAAGAGATTTGAGATGACAGATTTAGGTTTGGTGCAATATTTTCTTGGGCTCGAGGTGAAACAGGGTGTAGATGGAATTTTTGTTTCCCAACACAAGTATGCAATTGATATGCTCAAGAGGTTCAACATGCTGAATTGCAACAAAGCATCAACACCAATGAATTTGAATGAGAAATTGCAATCTGAAGATGGGATAGAAATGGCTAATGCAACATATTTTCGGAAGTTGATTGGTGGATTAAATTATTTGACACTTACACGTCCTGACATTGCATTTCCTGTTAGTATTATGTCCAGGTTTATGCATAGCCCAACAAAACAACATCTTAGAATAGCTAAGAGGATCTTGTGATATATCTCCGGGACTTCTGATTGTGGAATTTGGTCCTCTAAAGTATCAGTATTTGGGTTTACTGATAGTGATTGGGCAGGTCATTGGATGATAGAAGAAGTACCACAGGCTATAGTTTCAGTCTTGGTTCAGGTGCAATCTCATGGAGTTCAAAGAAGCAAAAATACCATTGCACTTTCAACTTCAGAAGCAGAGTATATTACTGCAACTTCATCAGCATGTCAACCTATGTGGTTGAGAAGAATTTTAGTTGATTTAAGCCAAGAGCAATATGCAGCAACAAAAATCTTTTGTGATAACAAAGCTACAATTGCAATGACAAAGAATCCAGCCTTTCATGGAGAACAAAGCATATTGAGGTCCAGCATCATTTCATTCGAAAATTGGCAGCAAGTGGAACAATTTCCTTGGAGTTTTGCAGCACAAATGAACAAGTTGGAGACCTGTTTACCAAGTCTTTGTCCCAGCTCAAGCTGCACAATttttgatatatccaattttgaaTAAGGGGGAGCGATAGGAGTAAAGAGTGATTCAAAATTAGTTTGCAATGTGTCAAAAAAAGGTATTATGTTTCATTGTTTCTAACTTTCAGGATTATTCTGtttttttggttttggtagtGGTGAATAAATTATCTGCATATTCAACAGATTTTTAGTTCTTATTTTTCATTCAAGTTGTTGCTGTAAAGCCTATAAAGACTCCACTTTCTCTAGCAATAATATGATCACTTTTACCGTCTCACTTTGCTTGTCTTTTAGTGAGTAATTAGTTTGAGTTTACAAATTCTGCGAACAGACAACGAAACCAAATCCGATAATCCACCTTATAATACAAGGACAAAAGAAACACGTGCGACTTTATTCAATTTTCCACTTGATTAAACAACCACAAATCTCGTATAAACACTCGAGATTTCAAATTATATACATTATGAAAAAAGCTAATTATActtcatttattttttctatCTTTGATCTTTATCCAGTCTACCTTCAAGTTGTTGTTAAAGGCAGACCGTCAATGAAGAAATCAAAGTTTTCTTTTATCTGAATCATAACTAGGTAGTGATATAATTTACAGATTCTGATGCTTTATATTTGATTAGAAAATAATTAAGCCATATTCTTGGCTATTATCTTGTCCTGGTGCTGAAGCCATAATTGCTGCTCACGTAACAGCATCTGCTGATCCATGCAACCATTAGATTCATGTGTATTAGCCATTGTCATAGGGTATGGACCAAAAGGATCATCTTCATTAGGGAATGGCAGTGCCCCATCAGGATTTTTGGCACAAAATGTTGGTGTTGCCTTAAATGTTGGAGAAGCTGCTGGAAACACATCGTCGATTGGAAATACAAGTTGGTCGTTATTATTGGTTGTGGGAATCGTTGGAATTTCAATTGTATCTTGTAGAAATGGATTGTAGTAATGCTCTGGCACTGAAGCTTGATCAAAGAAATTGCTGAGAATTGCAGACTCTGGCTGTGAAGTTTGACCAGAGAAACTGTTCCCAAATGGACTACCAAATCCATCAGCTAAATCTGTTGAATCTTGATCGAAGAAAAAGTCCATAGGGGTCGAATTTACTTGTGGTTGGCTTGCAGTCTCTGCTAGCACAATCTCCCAACAATCATTTTGACCTGAAGTTGAACCCATTGTTGAAGTTTGTTGTCCTTGTCCCTGTTCTTGTTCCTGCTTTTGATCTTCTGAAGTTGGCCAGTCGTCCAAGGAGACAAGGTCTAAGCCGCTATTTGTTGCGCTTGTTGTGGGAAATGATTGAATTGATTCCGAATCAGTGGCGCTATAGGTGTCTTCAGTCTGGTCCGCATATGGAGGTGTGCTTGTCCCCATTTCTTGGACACACATAAGATCCTCCAATGAGTTGCACTGCGACTCGTATTCAGATTCTCTCCCAGAATACTTTTCGTACTGATCACACGCCTCAAACCTATCAGAGCTTGAAGATGGGTCCTGGGATGGTGGTGCTGGAAGAAGAAAATTTGAAGGTGATCTAATATGTGTAGGGAAAGAAGCTTGGTctttcaagaattcttgtaatgtTTCTATAAGCTCTTCTGATATCTTTTGAACACTTGGGTACTCAGAAGTTCTTCCAACTCCGATACTTTTACACAAATCATAGAAAGAGCAAAGCTCTTCGAATTGTTTTGTGGCCTTGACACAAGATTGGAAAGCACTGACAcaagattgatattgtaaatgaAAGAAACTATCTAAAAGAAGCGCAAGCCCATCAGAAATGTCTCGGTAGAGATCGAAGCTCTCTTGTACAACGGCGTACAAAGAACATTGCACCAACTTGTTTGTCTTGGCTGCACCGGTTGGCCTAGTGGCAATAGCTCTATCAAGCAATCTTTGCCAAAAAGAGATCTTATCAAGCAACAATGAAGGTTTCATTTCACAAACTGGATCAGTACCACTCCGGCTTCTATGGTGGCCATTTCTCCTGTCTCTGTTGGTGAATCTTCTCTGAAGCTTCCCTGTAAGGAAACAATCTAAGCGCTCGTCAAGATAGAGAGCAAAAGTCCTCACAAAGGCAGTATAATCCCAAGGGCTTGAATTGGAATCATCTCTAAAAGTAGAAAGATTTAAAATCCTGGCACCACGTTTCATTGCATGGAGGACTTCTCTAGGGAAATAAGGGTCACCATCCTGGAAAATTCGAAGAACAAGCATAAGAGATTTGAGGGCAACGATCCAATTCCTGGTTTTGCCAATCCTTCTGCCAATGGCTTGTGCACAAGAAGCTGCATAAACTTTGCTTGAAGATATAAGATTGAGAAGTTCCTTAACGTAACGATCATCCACAGGAGCTTCATCGTGTCTCGTAGCCTTAAGAATCACAACTTCAAGATTGGACCTTGATGTATTATTGGTATAAACCTTGGCAAGACTAATGCTGGTTTGGTCTTTCACAGCCCCAATTGCTTTCCTAAACTTGCTTGGCATATTCAATATCTGAATTCGATCTTCCCAATTTTTGTCCCCTTGTAAGTTGGAATCTTAATAAATTTTCTCCTTCAATTTCTtgggagaattttttttttttcgagtTCTAAAAATAGGAGTAATGTAAAGAAGTTAGTTTGGAATGAGGCTCAGAAGGGAAGGCCTTAAGCTCCTCTGTGCCTAGAAACCACAAAAACCTCGCAATTCTAGTTGGCTCGGTCATTATAAGCTTTGCTATTTTGAACATCGATTGCTTGTTCTGTGGTGCGTAATTTGCGTACAATTTTTGAAAACCCTAAAATTAGCCACTAgatatttaactccatttcaagtCCTCCAACCATCCGTGTAAATTTTTTTCCGGGTTTAGTTTTGTTGATGTTGGTGTATTTAAAATCAGACTAATTACtgaattaaactttaatttaatagcattaaattagataaaaaaaaattcaataactcTAATTTAATTAGTTTGATTTGGTCAAAAATcgacaaaaatttaaaaaattaaagataaatcAAAATATCTTtagtttgatttaaaaaaaaaaactaattacttattaataattatcgatttttattatttagtttgaTTTAATTTTGAAGGCATATTATTCTTCTAATAAAGTCAAAATCGAGTCTTTAATTTCATAATCctcatatttaaaaatatatatatataattatcaatCAAATAGCATATTACTTTctttgaaaaagaaaattaaaaaaaaaaaacttaaaaattggTACATAGTGGCAGCATGCGATATTGAATATTGTTTATGCTTTTTGGTACAGAAATAAGCTAGTTTCTAATATTTCATATCATGTATTTagtaacttttaatttttttctacctattcttatatttttataatgTTAGGCTTTGTTTAGTTAGGGATAAGTGGATTAGAGAATTTCAAGTTCctagaaaatacaaaaaattgactttttttttttaagtaaagaAAATAAAGGGGGTTTTTCTCCATTTCTCAAAAAAGTAAGTTATTTACTCTAATGGGTAAGTTAATTTTTTACCCCATTAATATTTATATCTTCTTGGGAGGTTAAATATTAACCTTAGAAACCtaagttaataattattcttcttaaaaattaaaacttgCAAGAATAATATTCTTCTACCAAAAAACTCTTAGATAACTTTCTTTCTAGAGAGTAGAGTCATAATTATCGCCCATTACCCTGGAAATATTTTCTCAGTAAAttacaaaattatatgctaaaaaATAGGACAATTAGTTGTGACTCTAAATTATAATGATagcaaatgaaataaaaattaagacTAATATAAACCCACTAATTTTTGCATTAATAATCATCATGTAAATTTGGCCACAACACCTATAAGCTAACTCAATCGACTAGAAAACCATCTGTAAAGAGTCTTTTGTTCATTAGATAGACAAAGCcaacaacctttttttttttttttttatcaaagattGGAACTTCATTAATAGCCTTGTGCCAGAACGAGAGAGTACAAAATTAGTTTGCAGGAGCGGGTTGTAGCAAAAGTCCCCATCATACAAGGTTTTAGTAGCAAGAGAATGAGCTACTAAATTACAATTTCTACGAATAAAGGAAAAGTTACTCTCCACAAACCAATTACTGAGATGTAAGGAATCCTGAATAATTCCTTGAATATCTAAAGGAGATGGAGATCCAGGAATGCTGTGAATTACTACCATCGAATCTCCTTCAACCATCACTTTATGGAATCCCTTAGATTTTGCAAGCAGTAATGCTTCTCTGCATGCTAATC
This sequence is a window from Hevea brasiliensis isolate MT/VB/25A 57/8 chromosome 10, ASM3005281v1, whole genome shotgun sequence. Protein-coding genes within it:
- the LOC110664005 gene encoding clathrin coat assembly protein AP180, coding for MPSKFRKAIGAVKDQTSISLAKVYTNNTSRSNLEVVILKATRHDEAPVDDRYVKELLNLISSSKVYAASCAQAIGRRIGKTRNWIVALKSLMLVLRIFQDGDPYFPREVLHAMKRGARILNLSTFRDDSNSSPWDYTAFVRTFALYLDERLDCFLTGKLQRRFTNRDRRNGHHRSRSGTDPVCEMKPSLLLDKISFWQRLLDRAIATRPTGAAKTNKLVQCSLYAVVQESFDLYRDISDGLALLLDSFFHLQYQSCVSAFQSCVKATKQFEELCSFYDLCKSIGVGRTSEYPSVQKISEELIETLQEFLKDQASFPTHIRSPSNFLLPAPPSQDPSSSSDRFEACDQYEKYSGRESEYESQCNSLEDLMCVQEMGTSTPPYADQTEDTYSATDSESIQSFPTTSATNSGLDLVSLDDWPTSEDQKQEQEQGQGQQTSTMGSTSGQNDCWEIVLAETASQPQVNSTPMDFFFDQDSTDLADGFGSPFGNSFSGQTSQPESAILSNFFDQASVPEHYYNPFLQDTIEIPTIPTTNNNDQLVFPIDDVFPAASPTFKATPTFCAKNPDGALPFPNEDDPFGPYPMTMANTHESNGCMDQQMLLREQQLWLQHQDKIIAKNMA